In the Bacillus sp. HSf4 genome, CAATGGGAATGTGCTGAAAAAAGGGTAAGAGTGAGGATCTTATTCATGTGGAGATTTGTTTTGCCGTTCGGAGTTCTGTACATTTGCCTGCTGTTCTCTGACAAAGTCAAAACTTCTCAATACAGCTTCACCGCCGTAGCCTGCAATAATCGATAAAATCACAAGCTGAATTCCCGAGTCGGGTTCCGCAGATAAAACAAGCAAAATAGAAGCAACCATACTGACAAGAATATCTTCAAAAAAGCCAAGGTAAATGAATCGTTTCGTTGTTCTCGGTTTCTCAAGGCGCCCTCTTTTTTTAATATGCCCGAGAACCCCCATAATCCCTCCAATCAAACAAGCAACAAAAACTTGATGCAGCATCTTCATCACCTTCCTAAAGCCCTTATTTAGTCAAGCGACTTCAGGCCATCGAGCAGCCCCCCTAGACCCCTGTGCGATGATATTCGATACTACCAAACAGAAAATGTGTTCTGTCTTTGAAGAAAAAAAGCTTGTTTCTTCCATTATATGTGAAGATTTGGTTGATAATCTTGATTCCTTTGATTCATTTTCGAGTAATTACAATTACCTATTTTTTCTATGCATTGTCATTACTGTGGTGATGGGTTGGCAGCTGCTTTTCTTTCCTTCCGTATAAACATGCCGTTCCGATGCCGATCGCTAATATGGCGATCATCACCGCCAACAAAGCCTGCATGCTGAAAACATCAACCAGCACGCCGCCAAAAAGAGGCCCGATCATCCTTCCTCCTGTGGCCGTGCTGTTGACAAACCCTTGGTAAAACCCTTCTTTTCCCTGCGGGGCGAGGCGGTTGGCTATCGTCGGAACCGCCGGCCACACAAGCATTTCACCTATCGTCAGCACGATCATGGCAGCAAGGAACGCCGGAAAATGTTCCGCCGCAAACAAAATGCCGTAAGCAAACATAAAAACGACAAAGCCGATCACAATCTGTTTCAACAGCGATTCGGCTACCCGTTTCACAAAGAGGCCGATCAGCGGCTGTCCAAGGACGATCAGCGCTCCGTTTACCGTCCATAACAGGCTGTACTGGCCAAGGGATATACCAAGCTCCTGTGTGTGTGAAGCGATGGTTGAGGACCACTGGGAATAGGCGATCCAAGCCAGAAGATATCCCGTACATACGATCATCAGGGCGGCAAACCGCGGCTTCACATTGACCGTATCGGCATGATCGAGAACAGATGACTGAACCGTCTTTTCCGTCCGGATATGTTTCAATCCAAAAAACGCAATCAGGAAAAACAATGCATAGAGAAGCGCATTCGCAAAAAATACATAAGTGAAAGAAAAAGAGGCGACAAGCCCTCCGAGGGCCGAACCTACGGCAACCCCCGCGTTTTGTGCCACATACACTGCGTTAAACGCTTTTCTTCCGCCTTCCGGCCAAACCGAACCGGCCATTGCATAACATGCCGGAAAAACAATGCCCGAACCAAAGCCGGCCGCTGTCAACAGAAGAATGTAAGCGGTCCAGCCGTGAAAAAAGACAAGCCCTGACAGGCAGGCAAACGTCATCACAATTCCTAAAAGAACCGTTTTAAAACCGCCGATTTTATCAAAAAGAAGTCCGCCGCACAAGTTGCCGATGACATTCGCACCGGAGTTGAGCATCAACACGAATCCGGCTGCTGTTAAAGATTTGCCCAGGTGCTGGTGAATATAAATCGTATTCAGCGGCCACAAAAAAGAAGCTCCCGTTACATTGATAAACATCCCGATGACCAAAAGCCATAATGTTCGCGGCATTGTTTTTCCTTCTTTCTAAATTTAGTTCCTCCTAGATTCTATTCGTTCTCCTTGTTTTTTTCAATTGAAGAGAATTCTGTTTTCCTCATTTAAAAAACCCCTTTGAAAAGGGGCTTTTAATATTCAGCAAAAGGATCATTTCTGTTTTTCCGCTACAAACCGCTGATGAGCGCTTTTTTCAGGTCCAGGAGCATGATGTAATTGCATCTTCTCAGGCCCGCCGCCCTCTTTGTTCCATGCGTCAACAAACTGTTTTGCCTCGGGACGTTTACCGCATCCTGCTAACGGATGATCCGGCTATTTCGCTTCAGCCGCTCCGCCGGGCTTTTTGCCTGTTTCTTTCGATTGAAGTTCTGCCAAAATCCCATTTTGAAACAAATCGATATAACGATTTTCTGCACTTAGTGACTCCGAAAAAACAGCCGCCGTTGCTTTTTTACGGGGTTGAAAATGAAAATACTGTTCGATCTCGTCCCCGCTGATAATCTTTCGGCTGCCGCTGTCCGTCCCGTTTGCCCATGAGACGAAGAGCGTCATGATGACCGCCAATCCCAGCGCACCCGTCATCATGATCAATTTGATCACTTTGATCCCCTCCCAATCAAAAAAACTCTTCCGCACTCTGCAAGAGTTTTTTCCGCTTTCCTTTAAACATCCTACATCTTGGCTGCTCCGATCCCTCATTGTTCATCAGGTCTCAGCTTTCCTTTTTTCTATCGGCTATTTTGCCATTCATTTTATGCAGGTTACAGAAATATCTAGTTAAACATTTTTTTCATAATAAGTTAAAATATGATTATCAAAACAGAAAGGAGAGGAAAAATGGAATCTTTAATGGGGATTGGATTTTTATCTATTATGTTTTCCATCGGGTATTTGCTATTTGTCTTTATTCGAAAGTTCTTTTCCAAAGAAGACAAAAGGCTTTCAAGAAAAATCTTCTATCCTTGTTTTATCGGCGGGCTTCTTCTGATGTTCATCACTGCGCCATTTACAGATCAGCAAACATATTCCGCCGCAAAAAAATCTGAAGATTTGACGGCGGAAGTGAAAGAATTAACCTCTGAAAAGTCAAATTTACAAAAAGAACAAAAGACATTAAAACAGCAGATCAAACAAGCACAAGAAAAGCTAACAGCCACTCAAACAGAGAATAAAGCGCTGAAAAAAGAAAACGAAAAACTCGCCAAAGAAAAAGACAAGCTGACAAAAGAAAAAAAATCACTGACTGAAAAACTCGCAAAAGCTGAAATCAAAAGCGGGGAGGAAAAACCGGAGCTAAAAGAAAAGAGCACTTCCGCCGCCGCCCCTCCGTCAAACAACAACGACAGTTCTTCGCAAAATACCGCACAAAGCAATCAAGAGTGCAAAATCAAGGGAAGCGTCAACCACATTTACCATACACCGGGAAGTACATACTACAACCGCACGAAAAACGTCGTCCAATGGTTCTGTTCAGAAAAAGAAGCCCAGGCGGCTGGATACAGGCCGCCTAAACGTTAAAAAAGCCGGCATTGCGCCGGCTTTCATTCTATAATTCTCTTCTTAATGCCGTCAGCACATTCGTTCTTGTCGCTTTGACGGCCGGATTGAGGCCGGAAAGGATCGCGACGCCTGCGCTGATGGCGGTGGCGATGATGACAAGGCTCAACGGAATATAAGAAAATGTAATGTTGAACTCTTCCCCTCCGCCTTGAGTCATGGATGTCAGAAGCGGCGGAATCATTTTGTTCACTAAAAAGCTGACGCCGTAAGAAATGACCACACCGAAAACCGATCCGATGATGCCGATATAGGCGCTTTCCATCAAAAACATTTTGCGTATCACATTCGGGCTCGCGCCGATCGCCTTCATAATGCCGATTTCCTGTGTGCGCTCTGTGACCGCCATCGTCATCGTGTTGAAAATGCCGATCGCGGAAATCAGTACGGCAATGACGCCGACGAAAATCAGGCCGATTTTAAAAGCCATGAAAAACACATTGATACTGTCAAGCTTTTTCGTCACTGAATCAACGTAGAACCCTTTGTCTTCCAAATCGCTTGTCAGCTGTCCAACATGTTCAAAGCTGTCGGCAAAGACTGACAGTGTTTTTTGAATGACACCGTCGGCTTTGTCCGTTTTCAAAAAGTCGCTGAATTGTTTTGCCATTTCATCGCTGATATACACATTCGTATCGCTTGCCCAATCATATGAAGGCTTCTTCGTCACTCCGACAACTTTAAAATCGTACGTTTTTTCTTTGCCTTCTTCCCCTGTTTTCTCATCGATTTGCGAGACCTTTAATTCAATCGTTTTGCCGAGTATATCTTGTTGATAGCCTTTTGGCTCTTTTATATCTTCCGCATTGCTGCTCATCTGCTTTTCATATTCTTCGGCTTCTTTTTTCGTCCAGAATGTCTCTCCAAAATGATAGCCGACAACAATTTCATTCGGGGATTTCGCAACCCGTCCGCGGTCCAGGTCAATATTGGCCTTTTGCTCCGCTGCCATATCGGTTATCGTAACATACGGAATTTGCTGATTGGTCCTGTCGCCTAATTTGGCTTCAACAGGTACATTCACTTGTGCACGCTCAATGATGGCCGCCACATCATCGCGGTCTGCAAACTCATTTAAATCTTTCTTTTGTACGGGCTTGTCACTCTGCCCCTCTTGACCGACAATATCGATTTTCGTCACAACCTGCTCCTTCATCAGCTGCTCGGTCAGCGATTTTTGCAGGCCAAATCCGACGGAGGAAAGTACGATTAAAAACGCGCAGGCCACAGTCGTCGCAAGGATCGTCATAAACACGCGGAGACGGTTTTTCTTCATATTTCTTCTGATGAATGTCAGCTGATCCTTAAACTTCAACAGGCTCCACTCCCTTCTCCAGCACACCATCTGCTAAATGAAATTTCGTATCGGCGATCGATGCCACTTCGTCATCATGGGTGATGATCACAAAGGTAATGCCCCGCTCCCGATTCAGCTGCTTGATAAATCCAAGGATTTCCTCTTCTGTTTCCGTGTCCAGGCTTCCCGTCGGCTCATCCGCCAAAATGATGGACGGATTTAAGATCAGCGCGCGGGCGATGCTGACGCGCTGCTGCTGCCCTCCTGAAAGCTCGTTCGGATAATGGCCGGCATGATTTTCAAGGCCGACGCGGTGCAGCATTTCGGTCACCCTTTGTTTGCGCTCCGCCGGGCGGACGCCTTTTAACGTAAGGGGCAGCTCAATGTTGTCAAATGTCGTCAGACTCGGAATGAGCTGAAAGCTTTGAAAGATAAAGCCGAAATGTGCGAGGCGGAACTCCGCCCACTCTTTTTCATTGAAGCCCGTTACATCCGTCCCGCCGATCGCGATCTTTCCCTTTGTCGGCGCAATATAGCCGGAGATTAAGTTTAAAAGCGTCGATTTTCCCGAACCGCTTCGCCCGACGATGCAGGCGATTTCTCCTTTTTGGACCGTGAGCGAGACATCCTTCAATACCTTAATTTCGCTTTCTCTGCCTTTTTTTCCGATTTTGAATGAGTGGTGAATGTGCTGAATGTCAATCATTTTCCCTCTCCTTTATAACAATTTTGTCTTTTTATAAATGGCAAAATAGCTGATTAAAAAGCCGATGACAGCGCCCAGGATCATGCCGAGCAGATATCCGATAATGGAATCGCCGGCGGAATAGCCCATATATCCAAAGGCGAGAACACCTAGAATAATAACCAAGATTTGAATCGGCCGATCAAGCTTCTTCCATAAGAAAAAGCTCCCGTTTCGTTCGCATGGATGTTTAATAAAGCTGACATACCCGATAAGATAAAATAGAACTCCCATTGCAGCCGGAATCAGTAAAATATATTTCGAATCCATGACCCACGAAGGATTTACGTATATAATCGGGATTAAATACTGAAAAATCGGAGAATCCACAATTGGATATCTTCCCCAAAAATGATCACTTCCTATGATGATGCCGAGATTGATAGCAGGGAGCACCACAAGTAAAACGGGCAAAATCGTTACGGAAAAAGATGTTAACAACTGGGCAAATATATTTCCCGTTAATGCTCCTGCCGCCATCACCAGAGCATACGCCATAAAGCTGATGATCATCGAGCCGACCATAAAGTGATCGAAAAATTCGACGCTTCCGGGATTTAATAGCATGATCAAAAGCTTTGACAACATGTAGCCCAGCAGCTGGGCGCCTACGATAATAGAGCTTCCCATCCAAAATTTCGTGTTAAACACCTGGCCTCGTGAATACGGCAGGCTTAACGTAAAATCCAGC is a window encoding:
- a CDS encoding DUF4257 domain-containing protein, whose translation is MKMLHQVFVACLIGGIMGVLGHIKKRGRLEKPRTTKRFIYLGFFEDILVSMVASILLVLSAEPDSGIQLVILSIIAGYGGEAVLRSFDFVREQQANVQNSERQNKSPHE
- a CDS encoding MFS transporter, with the protein product MPRTLWLLVIGMFINVTGASFLWPLNTIYIHQHLGKSLTAAGFVLMLNSGANVIGNLCGGLLFDKIGGFKTVLLGIVMTFACLSGLVFFHGWTAYILLLTAAGFGSGIVFPACYAMAGSVWPEGGRKAFNAVYVAQNAGVAVGSALGGLVASFSFTYVFFANALLYALFFLIAFFGLKHIRTEKTVQSSVLDHADTVNVKPRFAALMIVCTGYLLAWIAYSQWSSTIASHTQELGISLGQYSLLWTVNGALIVLGQPLIGLFVKRVAESLLKQIVIGFVVFMFAYGILFAAEHFPAFLAAMIVLTIGEMLVWPAVPTIANRLAPQGKEGFYQGFVNSTATGGRMIGPLFGGVLVDVFSMQALLAVMIAILAIGIGTACLYGRKEKQLPTHHHSNDNA
- a CDS encoding FtsX-like permease family protein, translated to MKFKDQLTFIRRNMKKNRLRVFMTILATTVACAFLIVLSSVGFGLQKSLTEQLMKEQVVTKIDIVGQEGQSDKPVQKKDLNEFADRDDVAAIIERAQVNVPVEAKLGDRTNQQIPYVTITDMAAEQKANIDLDRGRVAKSPNEIVVGYHFGETFWTKKEAEEYEKQMSSNAEDIKEPKGYQQDILGKTIELKVSQIDEKTGEEGKEKTYDFKVVGVTKKPSYDWASDTNVYISDEMAKQFSDFLKTDKADGVIQKTLSVFADSFEHVGQLTSDLEDKGFYVDSVTKKLDSINVFFMAFKIGLIFVGVIAVLISAIGIFNTMTMAVTERTQEIGIMKAIGASPNVIRKMFLMESAYIGIIGSVFGVVISYGVSFLVNKMIPPLLTSMTQGGGEEFNITFSYIPLSLVIIATAISAGVAILSGLNPAVKATRTNVLTALRREL
- a CDS encoding ABC transporter ATP-binding protein, which produces MIDIQHIHHSFKIGKKGRESEIKVLKDVSLTVQKGEIACIVGRSGSGKSTLLNLISGYIAPTKGKIAIGGTDVTGFNEKEWAEFRLAHFGFIFQSFQLIPSLTTFDNIELPLTLKGVRPAERKQRVTEMLHRVGLENHAGHYPNELSGGQQQRVSIARALILNPSIILADEPTGSLDTETEEEILGFIKQLNRERGITFVIITHDDEVASIADTKFHLADGVLEKGVEPVEV
- a CDS encoding ABC transporter permease, whose translation is MVDRGLFYKEWKQHQAVLLVIFLLFFLSTPISIISEYFTYQGCLSDHFYPKDCRFYLDYQTGGSLQFFWAPAVLLAIVQVGLERSKGLLDFTLSLPYSRGQVFNTKFWMGSSIIVGAQLLGYMLSKLLIMLLNPGSVEFFDHFMVGSMIISFMAYALVMAAGALTGNIFAQLLTSFSVTILPVLLVVLPAINLGIIIGSDHFWGRYPIVDSPIFQYLIPIIYVNPSWVMDSKYILLIPAAMGVLFYLIGYVSFIKHPCERNGSFFLWKKLDRPIQILVIILGVLAFGYMGYSAGDSIIGYLLGMILGAVIGFLISYFAIYKKTKLL